The following nucleotide sequence is from Pedosphaera parvula Ellin514.
GACAGAATACGCGGACTGCCATGGCATAAATTGTTTTGTCGCGGCCCCAGTCGAATCTTTCGGCCACGACCTCGTCGCGCCAGACATGCTGTTCCCTTAAGGCATGCGCACGTTCCAAAGAATCGAGTCTTTCAGCAGAAACGACTCTCACAAAATATTCCAACCGTAATCTGTCTGATGCCGGAAAGCCCGGAGCGATTTTATCGTATCTGGCTTGAGCGAAAGGAATGACCAATTCCCGCTGCTGATGAAACAAGGTTGGAAAGAGCAAATACTCCGAGTATTCCGGCTTGAATCCGCCGCGGCCTTCACTGATGCCACCCTTGCGCAAAAT
It contains:
- a CDS encoding DUF1802 family protein translates to MRTAFKEWAVIVDALGKGEQIVILRKGGISEGRGGFKPEYSEYLLFPTLFHQQRELVIPFAQARYDKIAPGFPASDRLRLEYFVRVVSAERLDSLERAHALREQHVWRDEVVAERFDWGRDKTIYAMAVRVFCLPVVVELPMLPAYGGCKSWIQVDQEIATEGSQPVLNDAAFEVMHRKFREALGIKNGHASIYSDSAEESRADV